In Streptomyces sclerotialus, one genomic interval encodes:
- the dapA gene encoding 4-hydroxy-tetrahydrodipicolinate synthase, with amino-acid sequence MAPTSTPQTPFGRVLTAMVTPFTADGALDLDGAQQLAAHLVDAGNDGLVVNGTTGESPTTSDAEKAQLVRAVVDAVGDRAFVVAGAGTNDTRHSLELARAAQDAGAHGLLAVTPYYSKPPQEGLFRHFSAIADATDLPVMLYDIPGRSGVPINTETLVRLAEHPRIVANKDAKGDLGRASWAIARSGLAWYSGDDMLNLPLLSVGAIGFVSVVGHVVTPELRALLEAHVTGDVTKAKEIHQKLLPVFTGMFRTQGVITTKAALNLQGIPGGPLRLPLVDLSPEETEQLKVDLAAGGVHL; translated from the coding sequence ATGGCTCCGACTTCCACACCGCAGACCCCCTTCGGGCGGGTACTGACCGCCATGGTCACGCCTTTCACGGCGGATGGCGCTCTCGACCTCGACGGCGCGCAGCAGCTCGCCGCCCACCTGGTGGACGCCGGCAACGACGGCCTCGTCGTCAACGGCACCACCGGAGAGTCCCCGACCACCAGTGATGCGGAGAAAGCCCAGCTGGTACGGGCCGTGGTCGATGCGGTGGGAGACCGCGCATTCGTGGTCGCCGGAGCCGGCACGAACGACACCCGGCACAGCCTGGAGCTGGCCCGCGCCGCCCAGGACGCCGGCGCGCACGGCCTCCTCGCCGTGACGCCGTACTACAGCAAGCCGCCGCAGGAAGGTCTCTTCCGGCACTTCTCGGCGATCGCCGACGCCACCGACCTGCCGGTCATGCTGTACGACATTCCGGGGCGCAGCGGCGTACCGATCAACACCGAGACCCTGGTCCGGCTGGCCGAGCATCCCCGCATCGTCGCGAACAAGGACGCCAAGGGCGACCTCGGCCGCGCCAGCTGGGCCATCGCCCGCTCCGGCCTCGCCTGGTACAGCGGCGACGACATGCTGAACCTCCCGCTGCTCTCGGTCGGCGCCATCGGCTTCGTCTCGGTCGTCGGCCACGTCGTCACCCCCGAGCTGCGCGCCCTCCTCGAAGCCCACGTGACCGGCGACGTCACGAAGGCGAAGGAGATCCACCAGAAGCTGCTGCCGGTCTTCACCGGCATGTTCCGCACCCAGGGCGTCATCACGACCAAGGCCGCGCTCAACCTCCAGGGCATCCCCGGCGGCCCGCTCCGGCTGCCGCTGGTCGACCTCTCGCCCGAGGAGACCGAGCAGCTCAAGGTCGATCTCGCCGCCGGCGGGGTACACCTGTAA
- a CDS encoding phage holin family protein: MPLPFLTADRDLDGEAGDPAPLPYDERDHWRRPYRPGPWRVGTAAVFLLLASFVLLSALIIGLAGAPVGAVVCLALAVVLIAFAVRLLRAGVWVSAAGLRQVRLVRTTTLPWSAVTSVRTVQQPVRWLGLPRTVQGQALLIGGPGDGEPRTLFTDHDGDFMTRTGAFNRAADTVTAWAAEHRG, translated from the coding sequence GTGCCCCTGCCCTTTCTGACGGCCGACCGCGACCTCGACGGGGAAGCCGGAGACCCGGCTCCCCTTCCGTACGACGAGCGTGACCACTGGCGCCGTCCCTACCGCCCCGGACCGTGGCGGGTGGGGACGGCGGCGGTGTTTCTGCTGCTGGCTTCCTTCGTCCTGCTGTCCGCGCTGATCATCGGGCTGGCCGGGGCGCCGGTCGGTGCCGTGGTCTGCCTCGCGCTGGCGGTGGTGCTCATCGCGTTCGCGGTGCGGCTGCTGCGGGCCGGCGTCTGGGTGAGCGCCGCGGGGCTGCGCCAGGTGCGGCTGGTACGGACGACGACGCTCCCGTGGAGCGCGGTCACCTCGGTCCGTACGGTGCAGCAGCCGGTGCGCTGGCTGGGTCTGCCGCGCACGGTCCAGGGGCAGGCGCTGCTGATCGGTGGCCCGGGCGACGGTGAGCCGCGCACCCTCTTCACCGACCACGACGGCGACTTCATGACCCGGACCGGGGCGTTCAACCGCGCGGCGGACACGGTGACCGCGTGGGCGGCGGAGCACCGCGGCTGA
- the dapB gene encoding 4-hydroxy-tetrahydrodipicolinate reductase, translating to MSKLRVAVIGARGRIGSEAVKAVEAAEDMELVAALGRGDELDTLVEAGAQVAVELTNPDAVMENLEFCVRNGIHGVVGTTGWTDERLAQLRSWLDASPRTGVLIAPNFSIGAVLTMQFAQQAARFFESVEVVELHHPNKADAPSGTAARTAQLIAEAREKAGCAPAPDATATALDGARGADVAGVPVHSVRLRGLLAHQEVLLGGEGETLTIRHDSLHHSSFMPGILLGARRVVDTPGLTMGLENFLDLA from the coding sequence CGCCAGGGGCCGGATCGGCTCCGAGGCCGTCAAGGCGGTCGAGGCTGCCGAGGACATGGAGCTGGTGGCGGCGCTGGGCCGCGGTGACGAGCTGGACACGCTGGTCGAGGCCGGTGCCCAGGTCGCCGTCGAGCTGACCAACCCCGACGCCGTCATGGAGAACCTCGAGTTCTGCGTACGCAACGGCATCCACGGCGTGGTCGGCACCACCGGCTGGACCGACGAGCGCCTCGCGCAGCTGCGGTCCTGGCTGGACGCCTCGCCGCGTACCGGCGTGCTCATCGCGCCGAACTTCTCGATCGGTGCCGTGCTGACCATGCAGTTCGCCCAGCAGGCGGCCCGCTTCTTCGAGTCCGTCGAGGTCGTCGAGCTGCACCACCCGAACAAGGCCGACGCGCCTTCGGGTACCGCGGCCCGCACGGCACAGCTGATCGCCGAAGCGCGCGAGAAGGCCGGCTGCGCGCCGGCGCCGGACGCCACCGCGACAGCCCTGGACGGCGCCCGCGGTGCTGACGTCGCCGGCGTTCCCGTGCACTCCGTACGGCTGCGCGGGCTGCTGGCGCACCAGGAGGTGCTGCTGGGCGGCGAGGGCGAGACCCTGACCATCCGGCACGACTCGCTGCACCACTCCAGCTTCATGCCGGGCATCCTGCTCGGCGCGCGGCGCGTGGTGGACACTCCGGGGCTCACCATGGGCCTGGAGAACTTCCTCGATCTGGCCTGA
- the thyX gene encoding FAD-dependent thymidylate synthase — MSHTPAESAESAAPAFRSEVTVELVKHAAGDSDVLWAARVSTAGEQSLEELQKDPERSKGLINYLMRDRHGSPFEHNSMTFFISAPIFVFREFMRHRVGWSYNEESGRYRQLEPVFYVPATDRKLVQQGRPGKYEFVEGTEAQHELTTRVMEDSYRQAYEAYQEMLAAGVAREVARSVLPVGLFSSMYATCNARSLMHFLGLRTQHEQAKVPSFPQREIEMVGEQMEAHWAKLMPLTYAAFNANGRVAP; from the coding sequence GTGTCCCACACCCCCGCCGAGAGCGCCGAGAGCGCAGCCCCCGCATTCCGGAGCGAGGTGACGGTCGAGCTGGTCAAGCACGCCGCCGGCGACAGCGACGTCCTGTGGGCCGCGCGGGTCTCCACCGCAGGTGAGCAGTCCCTGGAGGAGCTGCAGAAGGACCCTGAGCGCTCCAAGGGTCTGATCAACTACCTGATGCGCGACCGGCACGGCAGCCCGTTCGAGCACAACAGCATGACCTTCTTCATCAGCGCCCCGATCTTCGTGTTCCGCGAGTTCATGCGGCACCGCGTGGGCTGGTCGTACAACGAGGAGTCCGGCCGGTACCGGCAGCTGGAGCCGGTCTTCTACGTCCCCGCGACCGACCGCAAGCTCGTCCAGCAGGGCCGCCCGGGCAAGTACGAGTTCGTCGAGGGCACCGAGGCGCAGCACGAGCTCACCACCCGGGTGATGGAGGACTCCTACCGCCAGGCGTACGAGGCGTACCAGGAGATGCTGGCGGCCGGTGTGGCTCGCGAGGTCGCCCGTTCGGTCCTCCCCGTCGGCCTCTTCTCCTCCATGTACGCCACCTGCAACGCCCGCTCCCTGATGCACTTCCTGGGCCTGCGTACCCAGCACGAGCAGGCGAAGGTGCCGTCCTTCCCGCAGCGCGAGATCGAGATGGTCGGCGAGCAGATGGAGGCCCACTGGGCCAAGCTCATGCCGCTCACGTACGCCGCCTTCAACGCCAACGGGCGGGTCGCTCCGTAA